TGATTAGCCACCTCCGCTTTTTCTTTAGCGGTAGATAATTCAGCAGTGCGCTGTTCTACCTTTTGTTCTAAATCAGCATTAAACTGTTTTAACTTTAAGGTTGAGGTTTCTAAACTATCAATTACCTGATTATAGTGATTTGCCACGTGACCAATTTCGGTGAAGGGTTCTACAGGAACTCGTAAACTCAAATCTTGATTAGCTGCTTGCAGATTCATTACCTGCAACATTTGGTAAACAGTGTTTTTAGCATAGTGTTCTGAAATATTTAGTCCTCTCTCCTCGTCTATGGCTGAGACTCTTAAGGGTGTAAAGCGATTGATAATCTTGAGTACAATCCAAGTTATGCTAAATGCCCAAATACCACATATTGCTACACCCAGCATTTGAATCAAAAGCTGATTTAAGCGATCGCCCGCAGGTAAAAGTTCTAAGTTGCCAAATAAAGCAACGGCGAGAGTTCCCCAAATACCCCCACCCAAATGAACGGGAATTTTATCAATAGCATCATCTATTTGCCAGTGCTGTAGAAGGTAACTGCACCAAATACAGATAATTCCGCCAATAAAGCCAATAATAATGGCAATTTGGGGGTTAACTAGATTACAAGCAGCAGAAATTGACACTAATCCCGCCAGAGATCCATTTATCAAGAATTCAACTCTAATGGTTTTTAATCTTTGCCAACTAACAAATCCTGCACCAAACATTCCTGATGCACTAGCTAGCATCGTATTGAGGATGATTAAAGCAACTTTGCTAGTTAAAGCCAAAACGCTGCCACCATTGAAACCTAGCCATCCCAGCCAAATCAACATCGCCCCCAAAACAGAAAAAGGTAGATTTGAACCATGAATTTGAACTGCTTTGCCTGATGGCGTAAAACGTCCTGTTCTCGCACCGATGATTATAACCACTGCCAGAGAAACCCAACCACCTACGCTATGAACTACCGTTGAACCTGCAAAGTCAACAAACCCTTGACGCGCCAAAAAACCAGTCACATTGTCTGTATGCAGACCATTCCAGGCCCAATGGCAAAAAACAGGATAGATTAACCCAGAAACAAGAACGGTAATAATTACATAGGCTCTAAATCTTAAACGTTCTGCGGTAGCACCAGAAACAATAGTGGCGCAAGTGCTACAAAACATCATCTGGAAAATAAAATAGACAATTTCTCTAGCGGAAAAGGATTCTGGGTTGAAAAAGAAATTATTTGTACCAATCAACCCCGTGGCTGAAATGCCAAATGCTAAAGCATAACCAAATGCCCAGAAAAGCATAATGGAGATGCCTAGATCTATCAGATTTTTGATGGCGACATTAATACTATTTTTGCTTCTGGTAAGCCCAGACTCTAAGCACATATAGCCTGGCTGCATTAGTAAAACCAGAAACGTGCAAAATAGCAACCATAAGTAATTAGAATTCATGGATATTCAAGTCGAGTGGGAGTGATAAGATTAATCCTCGGTTCAATTATTCCCTCTTTTTTGGGAATTGGCACCAATGTCGCTATGCTCAAGTAGGGAATAACTTGTTGGTTTAAATGGCTTTAATTTTTTTGGTTGGTTTGTCTTTGGTTATTTGGCTATTTTTGTTGTTGTTTTGGGGTGGGTTTTGGCTATCTAATCAATGCCTAAAGGATAGTGATTACAAATTAAAAAAATATCCTACCGTTTGGGCGATTGTTCCTGCTAGAGATGAGGCGGAAGTATTGCCTGTAAGTTTGCCTTCTTTGTTAAATCAAAACTATGAGGGTAAATTTTATGTTGTTTTGGTTGATGATAATAGTTGCGATCGCACCTCTGAAATAGCCCAGCAAACTGCCGAAAAACTGAATAAAGCAGATAAATTAAAAGTTATTAACGGTAAAACTCTTGCTAATGGCTGGAAAGGCAAGCTTTGGGCAATGGAGCAGGGAACTAGCTATGCTCAACAGTTAGATCCTGATTACTTACTATTTACTGATGCAGACATTAAACACGATCTTAATAATTTGAGCCAGCTAATTTTTAAAGCGGAAACAGAAAACTTAGATTTGGTTTCTCTAATGGTATTGTTGCGCTGCGAAAGTTTTTGGGAAAAGTTATTGATTCCTGCTTTTGTCTTCTTTTTTCAGAAGCTTTATCCTTTTGCCTGGGTTAATAATCCTCATAAATCCATAGCTGCTGCTGCGGGAGGCTGTATTTTGATTAGCAATCAAGCTTTGTTAGACATTGGCGGTATTGCAGCTATCAAAGATGCTCTAATCGATGATTGTGCTTTGGCAACCGCCGTCAAATCTCAAGGCAAAAATATTTGGCTAGGGTTAAGCAAAACAACTATTAGCCTGCGCCAGTACGATAATTTAAAAGTAATTTGGGATACTATTGCCCGTACCGCTTTCGATCAGTTGCACTATTCTTTTTTGTTACTGGTTGGCACAGTTATTGGCATGAGTATTATTTATTTAGCTGCACCTATATGTTTGGTTATAGGAATAATAACTACTAACTGGCTATTAACAGGAATGGCATTACTTACTTGGTTGCTGATGGCTTGTGCTTACATACCAACCCTGAGACTATATAATTTATCAGTTCTTTGGGCATTTAGCATTAGTGCGATCGCCTTTCTATACACTTTGATGACTATTGATTCGGCAATTAAATACTATCAGGGCAAGGGAGGTAGTTGGAAGGGAAGAACTTATCAATAGTACTAAAGTCACTTGTTCAGAAAAAACATAATGCTTATTAACTTTTTTCTGGTTTTGATTTTTTTAAGATTATGAGTGAAAAACTAGGCTTATACCGAGTTGCATTCAAACCTGTAATTTTATTCTCTGCCTCTTTCTTTGCGTCTTTGCGTCTTTGCGCGAGATAATCTTGTCTCTTTGAAAGCGACTTGGTATTAATATAGGCTGGCTAAAAATCTTGATAATTACGCCAATCCCAATAGTTATAGTCAACCACTTGATAGTCAAAATAGCAGAATATATCTTGTCTACTTTTTGCTGTAAAGTATCTATCTTTTCGATCTTAGGTTCAATTATACTGAAGTTCAATTCAATTACTGAAGGCTTTTCGGCGTTTTTGACAAGCTGGTTAAATATCGCCCCTTCATATTGGACTTTGGTTTCTGGGTTGGTCATTGCTATTGTTAAATTAAATTGTGAAAAGGCATTCTTTAATGATTAGTAATTGTAGAGAATGCCTTGATTATATTTGTTAATTTACCTTTTACAGTTTTTTAAGTCAAAGATGCTAAAAATGCAATTTAAAATTAATTCAGTAAAACTATGTTAGCAATGCCAAAAAAAGCAAATATAGATAATTCGACTCATAAGGTAAGTATGCACAATTAAGTTAAAAACAAGGTGAAGTACAGGGGCAATTAAGGCAGGGAGAAAATAAAAAGTTTTTATTTTATGTTCAAATTTACCTAGCTACTTACTAAAATCTTAATCCTAAAACTAACCAAGATTAAGTTACCCTCAGATAGATTACGTTTTTTTATATACGATAATTTATCAAAAATGCGCGCTTTGCTAATCTATCCTCTCTTTCCTAAAACCTTTTGGTCATACGACAAAATTTTAGAACTAGTTGACCGCAAGGTATTACTACCACCTTTGGGAATGCTTACCGTAGCTGCTATTTTGCCCCAGGAGTGGGAATTTAAATTAGTTGACCGCAATATTGGAAAAGTCACTGAAGCTGAATGGGACTGGGCAGAAATAGTAATTTGTTCTGCTATGATTGTCCAAAAGCAAGATTTATTAGAACAAATTCGAGAGGCGAAGAGACGACGTAAATTAGTGGCTGTAGGTGGTCCCTATTCTACTTCTTTACCCGATGAACCAAAGGCAGCAGGCGCAGACTTTCTCATTTTAGATGAGGGAGAATTAACCTTACCAATGTTTGTCGAAGCTATAGCCAGAGGCGAAACCAGCGGTGTCTTCCGCGCTACGGAAAAGCCCGATGTGACTACTACTCCTGTCCCCCGCTACGATTTACTACAGCTTGATGCCTATGACTCTATGTCGGTACAGTTTTCCCGTGGTTGCCCGTTCCAGTGCGAGTTCTGCGATATTATTGTTCTCTATGGTCGCAAACCCCGTACCAAAGAACCAGCACAGCTATTAAGAGAATTAGATTACCTTTATGAATTAGGCTGGCGACGTTCGGTCTTTATGGTAGACGATAACTTTATTGGCAACAAGCGCAACGTCAAGCTGTTTCTTAAAGAATTAAAAGTCTGGCAAGAGAAACATCAATATCCTTTTGATTTTAATACAGAGGCTTCGGTAGATTTAGCTGCCGACTCTGAATTGATGGAATTGATGGTGCAGTGTAATTTTAACGCTGTCTTTTTAGGAATTGAAACTCCTGATGAATCAAGTTTACAGTTAACAAAAAAATTCCAAAATACTCGTAGTTCTTTAGCAGAAACTGTCGATACTATGATTAGGGCCGGGTTGCGTCCGATGGCGGGATTTATTATCGGTTTTGATGGCGAGAAAACAGGTGCTGGTCAACGAATTATTGATTTTGTAGAGTCAGCAGCAATTCCCACTGCTATGTTTGGGATGTTGCAGGCTTTACCTTTAACTGCTTTGTGGGCGCGTTTAGAAAAAGAAAATCGTTTGCGAGACAGTAACCAGCAAGACATCAACCAAACTACCTTGATGAACTTTGTGCCTACTCGACCCATTGAAGAAATTGCCCATGAATACATTGAGGCATTTTGGACGCTGTACGAGCCAAAAACCTATTTAGATAGAGTTTATCGCTGTTTTCTAAAGTTGGGAGCAGCAAAACACGAAGCACCCTTTACCATGCCTAATTGGGTAGACATTCGCGCCTTAGGGATTGTTATTTGGCGACAGGGCGTTAAACGAGATACTCGCTGGAAGTTTTGGCATCATCTATTTGGTATTTTCCGTCATAATCCTGGGGTTTGGGAACATTACCTAACCATGTGCGCTCATAACGAGCATTTCCTCGAATACCGGCAAATTGTCAAAGATGAAATTGAAGCGCAGCTAGCAGAATTTCAGACACAAGAAAGGCAGTTACAGCCAGCAGATTTTGAAAAGGTGAATGCGATCCTTGAGCTACGTAAAGCTTAATCGCAGACTATTTTTGCTCGAACATAATATAAAACAGATTACAGATCTGTAAAGATGCTCACAGAATTTGATATTTTGCACCTTAATCAAATAAAGAATATCAAGATCAGTTAAAATTCAAACTGAGGTAGTTAATCAATAATTAATTACCTCTTTTAACTTCAAACAGTAAATATCTTTTAATGATCTGGCCGTTTAATAAAACTAAAAAACAAATTGCGCGCATTGAAATCACTGGTGCGATCGCTTCAGAGACTCGTAAACACGTTCTTAAAGCTTTTAAAACCATTGAAGAAAAGAAATTTCCTGCCCTATTGTTACGCATCGATTCTCCTGGGGGGACAGTGGCAGATTCTCAAGAAATCTTTGCCGCCCTTCAGCGATTGCAGTCTGAAAAAGATGTTAAAGTTGTCGCTAGCTTTGGCAATATCTCTGCTTCAGGAGGAGTTTATATTGGCGTAGGCGCAAAGCACATTGTTTCTAACCCAGGTACTATCACAGGCAGCATTGGCGTAATTTTGCGTGGTAATAATTTAGAAAGATTGTTAGATAAAGTAGGAGTTTCTTTTAAGGTTATCAAATCTGGACCCTATAAAGATATACTGGCGTTTGATCGCCAATTGACCGAGGAAGAAGAAGTTATTCTCCAACAGTTAATTGATGTTAGCTATGGTCAGTTTGTCGCCACCGTAGCTAAAGGTCGTGGCTTAGACGAAGAGACAGTCAGAACCTTTGCTGATGGTCGGGTATTTACTGGTGAACAGGCTTTAGAACTAGGTCTAGTAGATCGCTTGGGTACAGAAGAAGATGCCCGACGATGGGCAGCAGAATTAGTCGGGCTAGATCCTGAAAAAACCGAATGCTTTAATATTGAAGAACCAAAACCGTTTATTAATCGCTTTATTCCTGGTAGAAGCCAAGTTAGGTCTGGCATTGGCATGGCAATAGATTCACTACAGTTCGATCTTGCTACTAGTGGTTTACCTCTGTGGCTATATAGACCTTAAGTAAGCCAGTAAGTATTATTTATGCTTTTCAATGCTTGCTTGTCCC
This DNA window, taken from Pleurocapsa sp. FMAR1, encodes the following:
- a CDS encoding B12-binding domain-containing radical SAM protein encodes the protein MRALLIYPLFPKTFWSYDKILELVDRKVLLPPLGMLTVAAILPQEWEFKLVDRNIGKVTEAEWDWAEIVICSAMIVQKQDLLEQIREAKRRRKLVAVGGPYSTSLPDEPKAAGADFLILDEGELTLPMFVEAIARGETSGVFRATEKPDVTTTPVPRYDLLQLDAYDSMSVQFSRGCPFQCEFCDIIVLYGRKPRTKEPAQLLRELDYLYELGWRRSVFMVDDNFIGNKRNVKLFLKELKVWQEKHQYPFDFNTEASVDLAADSELMELMVQCNFNAVFLGIETPDESSLQLTKKFQNTRSSLAETVDTMIRAGLRPMAGFIIGFDGEKTGAGQRIIDFVESAAIPTAMFGMLQALPLTALWARLEKENRLRDSNQQDINQTTLMNFVPTRPIEEIAHEYIEAFWTLYEPKTYLDRVYRCFLKLGAAKHEAPFTMPNWVDIRALGIVIWRQGVKRDTRWKFWHHLFGIFRHNPGVWEHYLTMCAHNEHFLEYRQIVKDEIEAQLAEFQTQERQLQPADFEKVNAILELRKA
- a CDS encoding glycosyltransferase, producing MALIFLVGLSLVIWLFLLLFWGGFWLSNQCLKDSDYKLKKYPTVWAIVPARDEAEVLPVSLPSLLNQNYEGKFYVVLVDDNSCDRTSEIAQQTAEKLNKADKLKVINGKTLANGWKGKLWAMEQGTSYAQQLDPDYLLFTDADIKHDLNNLSQLIFKAETENLDLVSLMVLLRCESFWEKLLIPAFVFFFQKLYPFAWVNNPHKSIAAAAGGCILISNQALLDIGGIAAIKDALIDDCALATAVKSQGKNIWLGLSKTTISLRQYDNLKVIWDTIARTAFDQLHYSFLLLVGTVIGMSIIYLAAPICLVIGIITTNWLLTGMALLTWLLMACAYIPTLRLYNLSVLWAFSISAIAFLYTLMTIDSAIKYYQGKGGSWKGRTYQ
- the sppA gene encoding signal peptide peptidase SppA, coding for MIWPFNKTKKQIARIEITGAIASETRKHVLKAFKTIEEKKFPALLLRIDSPGGTVADSQEIFAALQRLQSEKDVKVVASFGNISASGGVYIGVGAKHIVSNPGTITGSIGVILRGNNLERLLDKVGVSFKVIKSGPYKDILAFDRQLTEEEEVILQQLIDVSYGQFVATVAKGRGLDEETVRTFADGRVFTGEQALELGLVDRLGTEEDARRWAAELVGLDPEKTECFNIEEPKPFINRFIPGRSQVRSGIGMAIDSLQFDLATSGLPLWLYRP
- the amt gene encoding ammonium transporter is translated as MNSNYLWLLFCTFLVLLMQPGYMCLESGLTRSKNSINVAIKNLIDLGISIMLFWAFGYALAFGISATGLIGTNNFFFNPESFSAREIVYFIFQMMFCSTCATIVSGATAERLRFRAYVIITVLVSGLIYPVFCHWAWNGLHTDNVTGFLARQGFVDFAGSTVVHSVGGWVSLAVVIIIGARTGRFTPSGKAVQIHGSNLPFSVLGAMLIWLGWLGFNGGSVLALTSKVALIILNTMLASASGMFGAGFVSWQRLKTIRVEFLINGSLAGLVSISAACNLVNPQIAIIIGFIGGIICIWCSYLLQHWQIDDAIDKIPVHLGGGIWGTLAVALFGNLELLPAGDRLNQLLIQMLGVAICGIWAFSITWIVLKIINRFTPLRVSAIDEERGLNISEHYAKNTVYQMLQVMNLQAANQDLSLRVPVEPFTEIGHVANHYNQVIDSLETSTLKLKQFNADLEQKVEQRTAELSTAKEKAEVANQAKSTFIANMSHELRTPLNAILGFAQLITRNQALPKEEQKHLKIISRSGEHLLGLINNILDLSKIEAERFTLEQINFDLYEFLNDLKQMFALKARNKGLQLNFEVAEQTPQYIKTDQGKLRQILINLLNNALKFTNQGSVVLRVMPVKDNADEIEPYTDIKLVFTVEDTGKGIAAAEIDSLFEPFAQTEAGREAKEGTGLGLAISRKFVQLLGGDIQVRSIENVCSVFKFEVLVQISTPEQIPAKQPQRKVIGLEANQPQYRILVVDDKSDNRELLVELIKPLGFAVQEAADGEQAIALWQEWQPDLIFMDIKMPNMNGYEAVRRIKTDKLSKTKIIALTASAMQSEKAVIIDTGCDDFMRKPFQAEELLAMMTKHLGVCYTYAETDSIITKELRQEAMSLGLSPLNADSFDTLSAELILELQQSIMAIDLEQINQTIEKIADENQLLAQTINQYIDNFEYEHILNLLIQN